In one Mucilaginibacter sp. PAMB04168 genomic region, the following are encoded:
- a CDS encoding RagB/SusD family nutrient uptake outer membrane protein, whose product MKIRYNNIIKMLFVAAVLTLSACKDDFFETSPSGDLTGSETYASTKNIDALFNGTLRYMMETSTSQDNPGLSAITLTHEVMGDDAIARDGVYGFRDSYPYRDPFDNTTRRALFFWSFQYKVIDNCNNILANVGAASGTDAERQYLKGQALALRGFVYLNLVRQYQFTYAKDKNAKAVPIYTEPTSPSSVPKARATVEQVYSQIISDLTQAETLLNGFVRKVKNRPDANVVKGLLARTYLTQENWTLAAAKAREARTGYNIMEATQYTQGFNDVSNVEWIWGHPQQADQNLGGASYFAYIDVTPAAGYRSIMPDPYFRQLFADGDIRKTLFETVTVSTDPMYRWIKYKKFVNKADQSGHIVLMRSSEMALIEAESKARLNDLTGAIAALNEVRVKRNLPVAVAANFNQTTLIEEILTERRRELWGEGFRLYDLLRLQRAPVRRESTETVRIGAADVPIKGHYVLKLPDNSNLVPNSIYYLFPIPVNEINTNPNL is encoded by the coding sequence ATGAAAATACGCTATAATAATATTATTAAGATGCTTTTTGTGGCTGCTGTATTAACCTTATCAGCCTGCAAAGACGACTTTTTTGAAACCTCCCCGTCCGGCGATTTAACCGGCAGTGAAACCTATGCATCAACCAAAAATATTGATGCGTTATTTAACGGAACGCTGCGCTATATGATGGAGACCAGCACCTCGCAAGACAATCCGGGCCTATCGGCCATTACCCTTACACATGAAGTAATGGGTGATGACGCTATAGCGCGTGATGGAGTATATGGTTTTCGTGATTCATATCCTTACCGCGATCCATTTGATAATACCACAAGGAGGGCGCTTTTCTTTTGGAGTTTTCAGTATAAGGTAATTGATAACTGCAACAACATATTGGCCAATGTTGGTGCAGCAAGCGGTACGGATGCAGAGCGCCAATACCTTAAAGGACAGGCTCTTGCACTGCGTGGCTTTGTTTACCTCAATTTAGTAAGGCAATACCAATTTACGTATGCGAAGGATAAGAACGCCAAAGCTGTTCCCATTTACACCGAGCCAACCAGCCCATCATCAGTACCTAAAGCCCGGGCTACAGTTGAGCAGGTTTATAGCCAGATAATAAGCGACTTAACGCAAGCCGAAACTTTGCTTAACGGCTTTGTACGTAAAGTAAAAAACCGCCCAGATGCTAACGTGGTTAAGGGTTTGCTTGCCCGTACTTACCTTACTCAGGAAAACTGGACGTTGGCTGCTGCTAAAGCACGTGAGGCTCGTACAGGGTATAATATTATGGAAGCTACTCAATATACCCAGGGCTTTAACGATGTGAGCAATGTTGAATGGATATGGGGGCATCCGCAACAAGCCGATCAAAATTTAGGAGGAGCTTCTTACTTTGCTTACATCGACGTTACTCCGGCTGCCGGTTACCGTTCTATTATGCCTGATCCATACTTCCGACAATTATTTGCCGATGGTGACATTCGCAAAACATTATTTGAGACAGTTACCGTATCAACAGATCCTATGTACCGCTGGATCAAGTATAAAAAGTTTGTAAATAAGGCTGATCAATCAGGCCATATCGTATTAATGCGCTCTTCAGAAATGGCGCTAATTGAAGCTGAGAGCAAAGCCCGGTTAAATGATCTTACCGGAGCTATAGCAGCACTTAACGAAGTTAGGGTAAAGCGTAACCTACCCGTTGCTGTGGCGGCCAACTTCAATCAAACAACTTTAATAGAGGAGATATTGACCGAACGTCGCCGTGAGTTATGGGGAGAGGGTTTCCGCTTGTATGATTTGTTGCGCTTGCAGCGTGCACCTGTAAGAAGGGAATCAACAGAGACGGTACGCATCGGTGCGGCAGACGTGCCAATTAAAGGGCATTACGTTTTAAAATTACCTGATAACAGCAATCTGGTACCAAACAGTATTTACTACCTTTTTCCTATCCCGGTAAATGAAATTAACACTAATCCAAATCTGTAG
- a CDS encoding LLM class flavin-dependent oxidoreductase, which translates to MKKIGFLSFGHWSNHPAYQTRTAGDTLLQSIDLAVAAEELGLDGAYFRVHHFAAQLASPFPLLSAIGAKTSKIEIGTGVIDMRYENPMYMVEDAGAADLISGGRLQLGISRGSPEQVIDGWRHFGYEPADGETDADMGRKKALEFLNKLEGAGFAEPNPYPMFPNPPGLLRLEPYAEGLRERIWWGAASNATAIWAAENGMHLQSSTLKFDETGKPFHIQQAEQIRLYKEAWKKAGHEREPRVSVSRSIFALVTDQDRYYFGQQGKAADSFGYIESDKRAIFGKSYAAEPDKLIEELAKDEAIQEADTLLLTIPNTLGVDYNVHVLSAILKHVAPGLGWR; encoded by the coding sequence ATGAAGAAAATTGGATTTTTATCGTTTGGACATTGGTCTAACCATCCTGCTTACCAAACTCGGACAGCAGGTGACACGTTGCTTCAGTCCATCGACCTGGCTGTTGCGGCCGAGGAGCTTGGTTTAGATGGCGCCTATTTTCGCGTCCATCATTTTGCGGCTCAATTGGCATCACCATTTCCTTTGCTATCGGCTATTGGTGCCAAAACAAGTAAAATAGAGATTGGAACTGGCGTGATCGATATGCGCTATGAAAATCCTATGTATATGGTGGAAGACGCTGGTGCTGCAGACCTGATTTCGGGTGGCCGGTTGCAGTTAGGAATAAGCAGGGGATCACCGGAGCAGGTAATTGACGGCTGGCGTCATTTCGGTTACGAACCTGCCGATGGTGAAACCGATGCAGATATGGGGCGCAAAAAAGCGCTTGAGTTTTTAAATAAACTAGAAGGAGCCGGATTTGCCGAGCCTAACCCATACCCAATGTTTCCCAATCCGCCGGGATTGTTGCGTCTGGAGCCCTATGCTGAAGGATTGCGGGAACGCATTTGGTGGGGAGCTGCATCGAACGCAACTGCCATTTGGGCGGCCGAAAATGGCATGCACCTGCAAAGTTCAACCTTAAAGTTTGATGAAACTGGTAAGCCTTTTCATATCCAGCAGGCAGAACAAATCAGATTGTATAAAGAAGCTTGGAAAAAAGCAGGACATGAACGTGAACCACGTGTTTCGGTAAGTCGGTCTATTTTTGCGCTTGTAACTGACCAGGACCGATATTACTTTGGCCAGCAAGGTAAAGCGGCTGATAGTTTCGGCTACATAGAAAGTGACAAGCGGGCAATTTTTGGAAAAAGTTATGCGGCTGAACCGGATAAACTCATTGAAGAACTGGCTAAAGATGAAGCTATCCAAGAAGCAGATACGCTACTTTTAACAATTCCAAACACATTAGGTGTCGATTACAATGTGCATGTGCTGTCAGCGATTTTAAAGCATGTAGCTCCGGGATTGGGTTGGCGTTAA
- a CDS encoding TonB-dependent receptor codes for MKYKILLFIFLVSWVSFAQAQERKISGTVTQEGSTQPLPGVNVNVKGQKKNTQTDPDGKFSINLQSGENTLVFTYVGFETKEIPVSGNILSVQLKAANNNLNEVVVVAYGTANKATYVGSASVVNAADLEKRQVSNISRTLQGVVPGVQSVASAGQPGSEATIRLRGIGSVNASSDPLYVVDGIPYSGNINAINTADVESISVLKDASASALYGSRGANGVIIITTKRGKYNAKPTVTLNANTGFASRAVKDYDFVNTNDYFELQWEALRNNQLDQGKTAQQAAQFASTELVSNLKINPYGSAFPTPVGLDGKIVPGAVPLWNDDWSKSLSRTGIRQQVDLGISGGSADSRYFVSGGYLDDKGFIVGSHFRRYNARVNYNTKVNKWFEAGVNVAASSTNQDSPRQTDSDQGNFANFGRLVADIYPVYERNADGSYRLDAAGNRIYDFGNYRPSAAATGNNLLGIADLNTYNSKQDALILRGNLQFNITDGLKLKSSVNTDYNNRSGLSYTNPIYGSGITGGGSVSKNAARTVGYTINNLLDYTFNVANAHHFNVLAGQEVYVLNISALSGSRSNFGFADKQEPAAASLLNSFTGTSDEYKLASFLGKLDYNFNQRYYFSASFRRDGSSRFSPQSRWGNFWSLGASWNAKSENFLKNVSWLNTFTVRSSYGAQGNDNLGRYYAYQDLYSIYNSLGQAGLVTSRLPTPGLKWETNLNFNAGIDFAVFNNRISGTFEVYQRRSKDLLFSRPLAPSLGYTAIDDNIGSLRNNGYEGQINLVPIVSKDVKWTVSFNFGHYNNKITKLPQKEIISGNVGQLGSTKKLTVGSSVYDFYIREWAGVNPANGKPLWYKNTYTTDASGNRTVSGRTTTSVYAEADQYFSGSALPKLYGGVNTTIRYKQFELYALVAYNIGGKILDLDEVMILHTGENTGRTWSTEILNRWTPQNTVTDVPRLTTTATNWNSISTRFLHDASYARLKNVSLAYNLPEKWATRIGLKNVRVYGRGENLYTLYNHKGMDPEQAVDGVTFYRYPAQKTYTFGLDLSF; via the coding sequence ATGAAATATAAAATTTTACTGTTCATCTTCCTGGTAAGCTGGGTATCCTTTGCCCAAGCACAGGAACGCAAAATAAGCGGGACGGTAACGCAGGAGGGTAGTACACAACCCTTGCCCGGTGTAAACGTCAATGTAAAAGGACAAAAAAAGAACACACAAACCGACCCTGATGGTAAGTTTAGCATTAACCTGCAGAGCGGCGAAAATACGCTGGTGTTTACCTATGTAGGTTTTGAAACAAAAGAGATACCGGTAAGCGGTAATATATTATCTGTACAACTCAAAGCGGCCAACAATAATTTGAACGAAGTTGTTGTTGTAGCTTACGGTACGGCCAACAAGGCAACTTACGTTGGCTCGGCATCCGTTGTAAACGCTGCCGATCTTGAAAAACGGCAGGTATCAAACATCAGCCGTACTTTGCAGGGTGTTGTACCCGGTGTGCAGTCTGTGGCATCGGCCGGGCAGCCTGGTAGCGAAGCAACTATCCGGCTACGCGGTATAGGTTCCGTTAATGCCTCGAGCGATCCGCTATACGTGGTTGATGGTATTCCATACTCAGGAAATATCAACGCCATTAACACGGCCGATGTTGAGTCTATATCTGTACTGAAAGATGCCTCAGCAAGTGCACTTTACGGCTCGCGCGGTGCAAATGGTGTAATTATTATCACTACTAAACGCGGTAAGTACAATGCTAAGCCTACCGTAACTTTAAACGCTAATACCGGCTTTGCCTCACGTGCAGTTAAGGATTACGACTTTGTAAATACGAACGATTATTTCGAGTTGCAATGGGAAGCGCTACGTAATAATCAGCTCGATCAAGGTAAGACGGCTCAACAAGCTGCTCAGTTTGCCAGTACCGAGCTGGTGAGTAATCTTAAAATCAATCCTTACGGCTCCGCATTTCCTACACCGGTAGGGTTAGATGGCAAAATTGTACCGGGTGCAGTACCTCTGTGGAATGATGACTGGAGCAAATCATTAAGCCGTACCGGCATCAGGCAGCAGGTTGACTTAGGCATTAGCGGTGGGAGTGCAGACTCTCGCTACTTTGTTTCGGGTGGATACCTGGATGATAAAGGCTTTATTGTAGGTTCACATTTTAGAAGATACAATGCCCGTGTAAACTACAATACAAAAGTAAATAAGTGGTTTGAAGCAGGCGTGAATGTGGCTGCGTCAAGCACCAATCAGGATTCTCCTCGGCAAACCGATAGTGACCAGGGTAACTTTGCCAATTTCGGGCGCCTTGTAGCAGACATTTACCCGGTTTATGAGCGTAATGCCGATGGTTCTTACAGGCTTGATGCGGCAGGTAATCGCATTTACGACTTCGGTAACTACCGACCCAGTGCTGCCGCCACTGGTAACAACTTGCTGGGTATAGCCGATTTGAATACCTACAACAGCAAACAGGATGCATTAATACTACGCGGAAATTTACAGTTTAATATTACCGACGGGTTAAAGTTAAAAAGCAGCGTTAACACCGATTACAACAACCGTAGCGGCCTATCGTACACAAATCCCATTTATGGTTCGGGTATAACCGGTGGCGGATCGGTAAGTAAAAATGCTGCACGTACAGTAGGCTATACTATAAATAATCTGCTCGATTATACATTTAACGTAGCCAATGCACACCATTTTAATGTGCTGGCAGGGCAGGAAGTATATGTGCTCAACATATCAGCCCTATCGGGAAGCCGTAGTAACTTTGGTTTTGCCGATAAGCAAGAGCCTGCAGCAGCATCCCTGTTAAACAGCTTCACCGGCACTTCAGATGAATACAAACTGGCGAGCTTTTTAGGTAAGTTAGACTATAACTTCAATCAGCGCTACTATTTTTCAGCCAGTTTCCGCCGCGATGGTTCGTCAAGGTTCAGTCCGCAATCAAGGTGGGGTAATTTCTGGTCATTGGGTGCATCATGGAATGCCAAATCAGAAAACTTTTTGAAAAATGTGTCATGGTTGAACACTTTTACGGTGCGCAGCAGTTACGGTGCACAAGGTAATGACAACCTTGGCAGATACTATGCCTACCAGGACCTGTACTCCATTTACAATAGCTTGGGGCAGGCGGGCCTGGTTACATCAAGATTGCCGACGCCGGGTTTGAAATGGGAAACCAATTTGAACTTTAACGCCGGTATAGACTTTGCCGTATTTAATAATCGTATCAGCGGTACGTTCGAGGTATATCAGCGTCGTTCTAAAGACTTACTATTTAGTCGTCCTTTAGCACCGTCATTAGGCTACACTGCCATCGATGACAATATTGGGTCATTGCGTAACAACGGCTACGAGGGGCAAATTAATTTAGTACCTATAGTTAGCAAGGATGTTAAATGGACCGTTAGCTTTAATTTTGGTCACTATAACAACAAGATTACCAAACTTCCTCAAAAGGAAATCATATCTGGTAATGTTGGACAATTAGGGTCAACTAAAAAGCTTACGGTAGGCAGCTCTGTATATGACTTTTATATCCGTGAGTGGGCCGGGGTAAACCCAGCAAACGGAAAACCGCTTTGGTATAAAAACACTTACACAACCGATGCCTCAGGTAACCGCACCGTAAGTGGCCGTACTACAACCAGTGTGTATGCCGAAGCTGATCAATACTTTTCGGGAAGCGCGCTTCCGAAATTATACGGCGGTGTGAATACCACTATCAGGTACAAACAATTTGAGCTGTATGCCTTAGTTGCTTACAACATTGGCGGTAAAATATTGGATTTAGATGAGGTAATGATTTTGCATACCGGCGAAAATACAGGCCGTACCTGGAGCACCGAGATACTTAACCGTTGGACACCCCAAAACACTGTTACCGATGTGCCACGCTTAACTACTACTGCAACAAATTGGAATAGTATATCAACCCGTTTTTTACATGACGCCAGTTATGCCCGTTTAAAAAACGTGAGTCTTGCCTACAACCTGCCCGAAAAGTGGGCAACACGCATTGGCCTTAAAAATGTGAGGGTTTACGGAAGAGGCGAAAATTTATACACCTTGTACAATCATAAGGGGATGGACCCTGAACAAGCTGTTGATGGAGTTACCTTTTACCGTTACCCTGCTCAAAAAACTTACACCTTTGGTTTAGACCTTTCATTTTAA
- a CDS encoding sigma-70 family RNA polymerase sigma factor gives MEIDEINFADTELWNLFRSGDELAYTKLMNKYTRLMYNYGYRFCQDADLIKDCVQEVFLELWKKRTRINSTPSVKWYLFKSLRLRIFRDQPGWQRNEELEDGYNFVVEFNIESQLIEASGLQEQSSKITAALNNLPPRQREILYLRFYEGLDFEQISELMGISRQSVHNLLQKAYKSFRAEWAIILLTAAVIFYN, from the coding sequence ATGGAAATTGATGAGATAAATTTTGCAGATACAGAACTGTGGAACCTTTTTAGATCGGGCGACGAGTTAGCTTACACAAAGCTGATGAATAAATATACTCGCCTCATGTATAATTATGGGTACCGGTTTTGTCAGGACGCAGATTTAATCAAAGATTGTGTACAGGAAGTCTTCCTCGAATTGTGGAAGAAACGGACTCGCATAAATTCAACCCCATCAGTCAAATGGTACCTTTTCAAATCGTTGAGGCTAAGAATATTCCGTGACCAGCCCGGTTGGCAAAGAAACGAGGAACTCGAAGATGGTTATAACTTTGTGGTTGAATTTAACATTGAGTCGCAGCTTATTGAGGCCTCAGGGCTGCAAGAGCAGTCTTCAAAAATAACAGCGGCTTTAAATAACCTGCCACCCCGGCAGCGAGAAATTTTATATCTACGATTTTACGAAGGTTTAGATTTCGAACAGATATCAGAACTGATGGGTATCAGCCGTCAATCAGTTCATAATTTACTGCAAAAGGCTTATAAAAGCTTCCGTGCGGAATGGGCTATCATTCTCCTTACCGCAGCCGTTATTTTTTATAACTGA